The Mustela erminea isolate mMusErm1 chromosome 18, mMusErm1.Pri, whole genome shotgun sequence genome has a window encoding:
- the ACBD4 gene encoding acyl-CoA-binding domain-containing protein 4 isoform X3, whose translation MGTENESPEPDYQKQFQAAVRVIQNLPKNGSYRPSYEEMLRFYSYYKQATMGPCLVPRPGFWDPIGRYKWDAWNSLGKMSREEAMSAYITEMKLVAQKVIDTVPLGEVAEDMFAYFEPLYQVIPDMPRPPETFLRRVTGWREQALNGDVGAAPEPPCLPREPAPPSPESQPPRDLDSEVFCDSLEQLEPELQVWTEQKGAPEGQTDTRNSSRLPAEREGSVLGPQELDTWLVGTVRALQESMQDVQARLQSLESMSGLPKQRTPPSARPWPFRLSGPTLLFFLLWPFIVQWLFRQFRTQKR comes from the exons ATGGGTACCGAGAATGAAAGCCCAGAACCGGACTACCAGAAACAGTTTCAGGCCGCTGTCCGTGTCATTCAGAACCTGCCTAAGAATG GCTCTTACCGCCCGTCCTACGAAGAGATGCTGAGATTCTACAGCTACTACAAGCAAGCTACCATGGGACCCTGCCTGGTCCCCCGGCCCGGGTTCTGGGACCCAATTGGACGCTATAAGTG GGATGCCTGGAACAGCCTGGGCAagatgagcagggaggaggccatGTCTGCCTACATCACTGAGATGAAGCTGGTGGCACAGAAG GTGATCGACACAGTGCCCCTGGGCGAGGTGGCAGAGGACATGTTTGCTTACTTCGAGCCCTTGTACCAGGTGATCCCTGATATGCCGAGGCCCCCGGAAACCTTCCTGAGAAGGGTCACAG GCTGGAGAGAGCAGGCCCTGAATGGAGATGTTGGGGCTGCCCCcgagcctccctgcctccccagggaaCCAGCACCCCCAAGTCCAG agTCCCAGCCACCTAGGGACCTGGACTCTGAGGTTTTCTGTGATTCCTTGGAGCAGCTGGAGCCTGAGCTG CAGGTGTGGACAGAGCAGAAGGGAGCCCCTGAAGGACAGACTGACACCCGGAACAgctccaggctccctgcagagagag AGGGCAGCGTGCTGGGGCCCCAGGAACTGGACACGTGGCTGGTGGGGACAGTTCGGGCACTGCAAGAAAGCATGCAGGACGTCCAGGCGAGACTGCAGAGCCTGGAGAGCATGTCTGGCCTCCCGAAGCAG AGGACCCCGCCCAGTGCCCGGCCATGGCCCTTCAGGCTCTCGGGTCCCACgctgctcttcttcctcctgtGGCCCTTCATCGTCCAGTGGCTCTTCCGACAGTTTCGGACCCAGAAGAGGTGA
- the ACBD4 gene encoding acyl-CoA-binding domain-containing protein 4 isoform X6 — MLRFYSYYKQATMGPCLVPRPGFWDPIGRYKWDAWNSLGKMSREEAMSAYITEMKLVAQKVIDTVPLGEVAEDMFAYFEPLYQVIPDMPRPPETFLRRVTGWREQALNGDVGAAPEPPCLPREPAPPSPESQPPRDLDSEVFCDSLEQLEPELQVWTEQKGAPEGQTDTRNSSRLPAEREGSVLGPQELDTWLVGTVRALQESMQDVQARLQSLESMSGLPKQQRTPPSARPWPFRLSGPTLLFFLLWPFIVQWLFRQFRTQKR; from the exons ATGCTGAGATTCTACAGCTACTACAAGCAAGCTACCATGGGACCCTGCCTGGTCCCCCGGCCCGGGTTCTGGGACCCAATTGGACGCTATAAGTG GGATGCCTGGAACAGCCTGGGCAagatgagcagggaggaggccatGTCTGCCTACATCACTGAGATGAAGCTGGTGGCACAGAAG GTGATCGACACAGTGCCCCTGGGCGAGGTGGCAGAGGACATGTTTGCTTACTTCGAGCCCTTGTACCAGGTGATCCCTGATATGCCGAGGCCCCCGGAAACCTTCCTGAGAAGGGTCACAG GCTGGAGAGAGCAGGCCCTGAATGGAGATGTTGGGGCTGCCCCcgagcctccctgcctccccagggaaCCAGCACCCCCAAGTCCAG agTCCCAGCCACCTAGGGACCTGGACTCTGAGGTTTTCTGTGATTCCTTGGAGCAGCTGGAGCCTGAGCTG CAGGTGTGGACAGAGCAGAAGGGAGCCCCTGAAGGACAGACTGACACCCGGAACAgctccaggctccctgcagagagag AGGGCAGCGTGCTGGGGCCCCAGGAACTGGACACGTGGCTGGTGGGGACAGTTCGGGCACTGCAAGAAAGCATGCAGGACGTCCAGGCGAGACTGCAGAGCCTGGAGAGCATGTCTGGCCTCCCGAAGCAG CAGAGGACCCCGCCCAGTGCCCGGCCATGGCCCTTCAGGCTCTCGGGTCCCACgctgctcttcttcctcctgtGGCCCTTCATCGTCCAGTGGCTCTTCCGACAGTTTCGGACCCAGAAGAGGTGA
- the ACBD4 gene encoding acyl-CoA-binding domain-containing protein 4 isoform X4 codes for MGTENESPEPDYQKQFQAAVRVIQNLPKNGSYRPSYEEMLRFYSYYKQATMGPCLVPRPGFWDPIGRYKWDAWNSLGKMSREEAMSAYITEMKLVAQKVIDTVPLGEVAEDMFAYFEPLYQVIPDMPRPPETFLRRVTGWREQALNGDVGAAPEPPCLPREPAPPSPESQPPRDLDSEVFCDSLEQLEPELVWTEQKGAPEGQTDTRNSSRLPAEREGSVLGPQELDTWLVGTVRALQESMQDVQARLQSLESMSGLPKQRTPPSARPWPFRLSGPTLLFFLLWPFIVQWLFRQFRTQKR; via the exons ATGGGTACCGAGAATGAAAGCCCAGAACCGGACTACCAGAAACAGTTTCAGGCCGCTGTCCGTGTCATTCAGAACCTGCCTAAGAATG GCTCTTACCGCCCGTCCTACGAAGAGATGCTGAGATTCTACAGCTACTACAAGCAAGCTACCATGGGACCCTGCCTGGTCCCCCGGCCCGGGTTCTGGGACCCAATTGGACGCTATAAGTG GGATGCCTGGAACAGCCTGGGCAagatgagcagggaggaggccatGTCTGCCTACATCACTGAGATGAAGCTGGTGGCACAGAAG GTGATCGACACAGTGCCCCTGGGCGAGGTGGCAGAGGACATGTTTGCTTACTTCGAGCCCTTGTACCAGGTGATCCCTGATATGCCGAGGCCCCCGGAAACCTTCCTGAGAAGGGTCACAG GCTGGAGAGAGCAGGCCCTGAATGGAGATGTTGGGGCTGCCCCcgagcctccctgcctccccagggaaCCAGCACCCCCAAGTCCAG agTCCCAGCCACCTAGGGACCTGGACTCTGAGGTTTTCTGTGATTCCTTGGAGCAGCTGGAGCCTGAGCTG GTGTGGACAGAGCAGAAGGGAGCCCCTGAAGGACAGACTGACACCCGGAACAgctccaggctccctgcagagagag AGGGCAGCGTGCTGGGGCCCCAGGAACTGGACACGTGGCTGGTGGGGACAGTTCGGGCACTGCAAGAAAGCATGCAGGACGTCCAGGCGAGACTGCAGAGCCTGGAGAGCATGTCTGGCCTCCCGAAGCAG AGGACCCCGCCCAGTGCCCGGCCATGGCCCTTCAGGCTCTCGGGTCCCACgctgctcttcttcctcctgtGGCCCTTCATCGTCCAGTGGCTCTTCCGACAGTTTCGGACCCAGAAGAGGTGA
- the ACBD4 gene encoding acyl-CoA-binding domain-containing protein 4 isoform X2, which yields MGTENESPEPDYQKQFQAAVRVIQNLPKNGSYRPSYEEMLRFYSYYKQATMGPCLVPRPGFWDPIGRYKWDAWNSLGKMSREEAMSAYITEMKLVAQKVIDTVPLGEVAEDMFAYFEPLYQVIPDMPRPPETFLRRVTGWREQALNGDVGAAPEPPCLPREPAPPSPESQPPRDLDSEVFCDSLEQLEPELVWTEQKGAPEGQTDTRNSSRLPAEREGSVLGPQELDTWLVGTVRALQESMQDVQARLQSLESMSGLPKQQRTPPSARPWPFRLSGPTLLFFLLWPFIVQWLFRQFRTQKR from the exons ATGGGTACCGAGAATGAAAGCCCAGAACCGGACTACCAGAAACAGTTTCAGGCCGCTGTCCGTGTCATTCAGAACCTGCCTAAGAATG GCTCTTACCGCCCGTCCTACGAAGAGATGCTGAGATTCTACAGCTACTACAAGCAAGCTACCATGGGACCCTGCCTGGTCCCCCGGCCCGGGTTCTGGGACCCAATTGGACGCTATAAGTG GGATGCCTGGAACAGCCTGGGCAagatgagcagggaggaggccatGTCTGCCTACATCACTGAGATGAAGCTGGTGGCACAGAAG GTGATCGACACAGTGCCCCTGGGCGAGGTGGCAGAGGACATGTTTGCTTACTTCGAGCCCTTGTACCAGGTGATCCCTGATATGCCGAGGCCCCCGGAAACCTTCCTGAGAAGGGTCACAG GCTGGAGAGAGCAGGCCCTGAATGGAGATGTTGGGGCTGCCCCcgagcctccctgcctccccagggaaCCAGCACCCCCAAGTCCAG agTCCCAGCCACCTAGGGACCTGGACTCTGAGGTTTTCTGTGATTCCTTGGAGCAGCTGGAGCCTGAGCTG GTGTGGACAGAGCAGAAGGGAGCCCCTGAAGGACAGACTGACACCCGGAACAgctccaggctccctgcagagagag AGGGCAGCGTGCTGGGGCCCCAGGAACTGGACACGTGGCTGGTGGGGACAGTTCGGGCACTGCAAGAAAGCATGCAGGACGTCCAGGCGAGACTGCAGAGCCTGGAGAGCATGTCTGGCCTCCCGAAGCAG CAGAGGACCCCGCCCAGTGCCCGGCCATGGCCCTTCAGGCTCTCGGGTCCCACgctgctcttcttcctcctgtGGCCCTTCATCGTCCAGTGGCTCTTCCGACAGTTTCGGACCCAGAAGAGGTGA
- the ACBD4 gene encoding acyl-CoA-binding domain-containing protein 4 isoform X5 gives MGTENESPEPDYQKQFQAAVRVIQNLPKNGSYRPSYEEMLRFYSYYKQATMGPCLVPRPGFWDPIGRYKWDAWNSLGKMSREEAMSAYITEMKLVAQKVIDTVPLGEVAEDMFAYFEPLYQVIPDMPRPPETFLRRVTGWREQALNGDVGAAPEPPCLPREPAPPSPESQPPRDLDSEVFCDSLEQLEPELQVWTEQKGAPEGQTDTRNSSRLPAEREGSVLGPQELDTWLVGTVRALQESMQDVQARLQSLESMSGLPKQVSLFCSVSSRISLKLSALWKGRIKA, from the exons ATGGGTACCGAGAATGAAAGCCCAGAACCGGACTACCAGAAACAGTTTCAGGCCGCTGTCCGTGTCATTCAGAACCTGCCTAAGAATG GCTCTTACCGCCCGTCCTACGAAGAGATGCTGAGATTCTACAGCTACTACAAGCAAGCTACCATGGGACCCTGCCTGGTCCCCCGGCCCGGGTTCTGGGACCCAATTGGACGCTATAAGTG GGATGCCTGGAACAGCCTGGGCAagatgagcagggaggaggccatGTCTGCCTACATCACTGAGATGAAGCTGGTGGCACAGAAG GTGATCGACACAGTGCCCCTGGGCGAGGTGGCAGAGGACATGTTTGCTTACTTCGAGCCCTTGTACCAGGTGATCCCTGATATGCCGAGGCCCCCGGAAACCTTCCTGAGAAGGGTCACAG GCTGGAGAGAGCAGGCCCTGAATGGAGATGTTGGGGCTGCCCCcgagcctccctgcctccccagggaaCCAGCACCCCCAAGTCCAG agTCCCAGCCACCTAGGGACCTGGACTCTGAGGTTTTCTGTGATTCCTTGGAGCAGCTGGAGCCTGAGCTG CAGGTGTGGACAGAGCAGAAGGGAGCCCCTGAAGGACAGACTGACACCCGGAACAgctccaggctccctgcagagagag AGGGCAGCGTGCTGGGGCCCCAGGAACTGGACACGTGGCTGGTGGGGACAGTTCGGGCACTGCAAGAAAGCATGCAGGACGTCCAGGCGAGACTGCAGAGCCTGGAGAGCATGTCTGGCCTCCCGAAGCAG GTGTCACTTTTCTGTAGTGTGTCATCCAGGATTTCCCTGAAGCTCAGTGCTTTATGGAAAGGCAGAATAAAGGcttaa
- the ACBD4 gene encoding acyl-CoA-binding domain-containing protein 4 isoform X1: protein MGTENESPEPDYQKQFQAAVRVIQNLPKNGSYRPSYEEMLRFYSYYKQATMGPCLVPRPGFWDPIGRYKWDAWNSLGKMSREEAMSAYITEMKLVAQKVIDTVPLGEVAEDMFAYFEPLYQVIPDMPRPPETFLRRVTGWREQALNGDVGAAPEPPCLPREPAPPSPESQPPRDLDSEVFCDSLEQLEPELQVWTEQKGAPEGQTDTRNSSRLPAEREGSVLGPQELDTWLVGTVRALQESMQDVQARLQSLESMSGLPKQQRTPPSARPWPFRLSGPTLLFFLLWPFIVQWLFRQFRTQKR, encoded by the exons ATGGGTACCGAGAATGAAAGCCCAGAACCGGACTACCAGAAACAGTTTCAGGCCGCTGTCCGTGTCATTCAGAACCTGCCTAAGAATG GCTCTTACCGCCCGTCCTACGAAGAGATGCTGAGATTCTACAGCTACTACAAGCAAGCTACCATGGGACCCTGCCTGGTCCCCCGGCCCGGGTTCTGGGACCCAATTGGACGCTATAAGTG GGATGCCTGGAACAGCCTGGGCAagatgagcagggaggaggccatGTCTGCCTACATCACTGAGATGAAGCTGGTGGCACAGAAG GTGATCGACACAGTGCCCCTGGGCGAGGTGGCAGAGGACATGTTTGCTTACTTCGAGCCCTTGTACCAGGTGATCCCTGATATGCCGAGGCCCCCGGAAACCTTCCTGAGAAGGGTCACAG GCTGGAGAGAGCAGGCCCTGAATGGAGATGTTGGGGCTGCCCCcgagcctccctgcctccccagggaaCCAGCACCCCCAAGTCCAG agTCCCAGCCACCTAGGGACCTGGACTCTGAGGTTTTCTGTGATTCCTTGGAGCAGCTGGAGCCTGAGCTG CAGGTGTGGACAGAGCAGAAGGGAGCCCCTGAAGGACAGACTGACACCCGGAACAgctccaggctccctgcagagagag AGGGCAGCGTGCTGGGGCCCCAGGAACTGGACACGTGGCTGGTGGGGACAGTTCGGGCACTGCAAGAAAGCATGCAGGACGTCCAGGCGAGACTGCAGAGCCTGGAGAGCATGTCTGGCCTCCCGAAGCAG CAGAGGACCCCGCCCAGTGCCCGGCCATGGCCCTTCAGGCTCTCGGGTCCCACgctgctcttcttcctcctgtGGCCCTTCATCGTCCAGTGGCTCTTCCGACAGTTTCGGACCCAGAAGAGGTGA
- the HEXIM1 gene encoding protein HEXIM1: protein MAEPLLSEYQHQPQTSNCTGAVALHDERNPDRPPGAEERVPEEDSRWQSRASPQLGGRPGQEGEGSLEPQPPPLQTPVRPEPSCPQAGKKGQNGDDLSAGGAPPPEAAGEPRPEAESLAQPCHDSEANKLGAPAAGGEEAWGQQQRQLGKKKHRRRPSKKKRHWKPYYKLTWEEKKKFDEKQSLRASRIRAEMFAKGQPVAPYNTTQFLMDDHDQEEPDLKTGLYPKRAAAKSDDTSDEDFMEEAGEEDGGSDGMGGDGSEFLQRDFSETYERYHAESLQNMSKQELIKEYLELEKCLSRMEDENNRLRLESNRLGGEDARVRELELELDRLRAENLQLLTENELHRQQERAPLSKFGD, encoded by the coding sequence ATGGCCGAGCCACTCTTGTCAGAATACCAGCACCAGCCTCAAACTAGCAACTGTACAGGTGCTGTTGCTCTTCATGATGAGCGGAACCCCGATCGCCCCCCAGGAGCGGAGGAGCGGGTGCCCGAGGAGGACAGTAGGTGGCAATCGAGAGCGTCCCCCCAGTTGGGTGGCCGTccggggcaggagggggaagggagcttGGAGCCGCAGCCGCCTCCCCTGCAGACCCCGGTCCGTCCAGAACCTAGCTGTCCGCAAGCAGGCAAGAAGGGCCAGAATGGGGACGACTTGTCCGCTGGCGGAGCCCCCCCGCCGGAGGCTGCGGGAGAACCGAGGCCCGAGGCCGAGTCTCTCGCCCAGCCTTGTCATGATTCCGAGGCCAACAAGTTGGGGGCTCCTGCTGCAGGGGGCGAGGAGGCGTGGGGACAGCAGCAGAGACAGCTGGGCAAGAAAAAGCATAGGAGACGCCCCTCCAAGAAGAAGCGGCATTGGAAACCGTACTACAAGCTGacctgggaagagaagaaaaagttcgACGAGAAACAGAGCTTGCGAGCTTCAAGGATTCGAGCTGAGATGTTCGCCAAGGGTCAGCCTGTCGCACCCTATAACACAACGCAGTTCCTCATGGATGATCACGACCAGGAGGAGCCGGATCTCAAAACCGGTCTCTACCCTAAGCGGGCCGCTGCCAAATCCGACGACACCAGCGACGAGGACTTCATGGAAGAAGCGGGCGAGGAGGATGGGGGCAGCGACGGGATGGGAGGAGACGGCAGCGAGTTTCTGCAGCGGGACTTCTCGGAGACCTACGAGCGGTACCACGCGGAGAGTCTGCAGAACATGAGCAAGCAGGAGCTCATCAAGGAGTACTTGGAGCTGGAGAAGTGCCTCTCGCGCATGGAGGACGAGAATAACCGGCTGCGGTTGGAAAGCAATCGCCTGGGCGGCGAGGACGCGCGTGTTCGGGAGCTGGAGCTAGAGCTGGACCGGCTGCGCGCCGAGAACCTCCAGCTGCTGACGGAGAACGAACTGCACCGGCAGCAGGAGCGAGCGCCGCTGTCCAAGTTTGGGGACTAG